The following are from one region of the Nocardioides marmotae genome:
- the rfbA gene encoding glucose-1-phosphate thymidylyltransferase RfbA — MRGIILAGGTGSRLHPITRAVSKQLMPVYDKPMVCYPLSTLMLAGIREVLVITTPHEQEQFVRLLGDGSALGISITYAAQPSPDGLAQAFLIGADFVAGDTVGLILGDNIFYGTGLGTHLRRFHDIDGAAVFGYQVSEPSAYGVVEFDASGRAVSLEEKPARPRSRYAVPGLYFYGRDVVDHARELRPSPRGELEITDLNRRYLERGRLHVEVLPRGSAWLDTGTFDAMNDAANYVRAIEHRQGTKIGAPEEVAWRMGYIDDDQLRALGEGLRASGYGDYLLGLLD; from the coding sequence ATGCGCGGCATCATCCTGGCGGGCGGCACGGGCTCGCGGCTGCACCCCATCACGCGGGCGGTCAGCAAGCAGCTCATGCCGGTGTACGACAAGCCGATGGTCTGCTACCCCCTGTCGACCCTGATGCTGGCCGGGATCCGCGAGGTCTTGGTGATCACCACGCCCCACGAGCAGGAGCAGTTCGTCCGCCTCCTCGGCGACGGGTCGGCGCTCGGCATCTCGATCACCTACGCCGCGCAGCCCTCGCCCGACGGGCTCGCCCAGGCGTTCCTCATCGGCGCCGACTTCGTCGCCGGCGACACGGTCGGGCTGATCCTCGGCGACAACATCTTCTACGGCACGGGGCTCGGCACCCACCTGCGGCGCTTCCACGACATTGACGGCGCGGCCGTCTTCGGCTACCAGGTCTCCGAGCCCTCGGCGTACGGCGTCGTCGAGTTCGACGCCTCCGGGCGCGCCGTCTCGCTCGAGGAGAAGCCGGCCCGCCCCCGCAGCCGGTACGCCGTCCCAGGTCTCTACTTCTACGGCCGCGACGTCGTCGACCACGCCCGCGAGCTGCGGCCCTCGCCCCGTGGCGAGCTGGAGATCACCGACCTCAACCGCCGCTACCTCGAGCGGGGGCGGCTCCATGTCGAGGTGCTGCCACGGGGATCGGCCTGGCTGGACACCGGCACCTTCGACGCCATGAACGACGCCGCCAACTACGTCCGCGCCATCGAGCACCGGCAGGGCACCAAGATCGGCGCGCCGGAGGAGGTGGCCTGGCGGATGGGCTACATCGACGACGACCAGCTCCGTGCGCTCGGCGAGGGCCTGCGCGCCAGCGGGTACGGCGACTACCTGCTCGGGCTGCTGGACTGA
- a CDS encoding glucosyl-3-phosphoglycerate synthase produces the protein MAGPTEHPVEDVVAGGVEGWFARSTHHWDDWTLADLVAAKGSQRVSLVVPARNEAGTVGDVVSRVRAALVETVALVDEVVVIDSDSTDATYAVASDAGAVVHRSAEVRPDLGSHPGKGEAMWKSLFVTTGDVLVFMDADLLDWDTHFVPGLLGPLLTRPEVALVKGFYERPGAEGPYDGGRVTELVARPLIALEHPELAGLVQPLAGEWAVRRSLFEALPVPTGYAVELAALVDTAGLLGLDAIAQVDLGRRDHAHQALLDLGAMATQILAAMASRRDGAGASGAPGGSVALRQYRPGPAGIAPADRVVLVAERPPARSVA, from the coding sequence ATGGCAGGGCCGACGGAGCACCCGGTTGAGGACGTGGTGGCGGGCGGGGTGGAGGGCTGGTTCGCCCGCAGCACCCACCACTGGGACGACTGGACGTTGGCCGACCTGGTCGCGGCGAAGGGCTCCCAGCGGGTCAGCCTGGTCGTGCCGGCGCGCAACGAGGCGGGCACCGTGGGGGACGTCGTCTCCCGGGTGCGCGCGGCGCTGGTCGAGACCGTCGCGCTCGTCGACGAGGTCGTGGTGATCGACTCCGACTCCACCGACGCGACGTACGCCGTCGCCAGTGACGCGGGCGCCGTGGTCCACCGCTCGGCGGAGGTGCGCCCCGACCTCGGCTCGCACCCCGGCAAGGGCGAGGCGATGTGGAAGTCGCTGTTCGTCACCACCGGCGACGTGCTGGTCTTCATGGACGCCGACCTGCTCGACTGGGACACCCACTTCGTGCCCGGCCTGCTCGGCCCGCTGCTGACCCGGCCGGAGGTCGCGCTGGTCAAGGGCTTCTACGAGCGGCCGGGGGCCGAGGGACCGTACGACGGCGGCCGGGTCACCGAGCTCGTCGCCCGCCCGCTCATCGCGCTGGAGCACCCCGAGCTGGCCGGGCTGGTGCAGCCGCTCGCGGGGGAGTGGGCGGTGCGCCGCTCGCTCTTCGAGGCGCTGCCGGTGCCGACGGGGTACGCCGTGGAGCTGGCCGCTCTTGTCGACACCGCCGGCCTGCTGGGGCTCGACGCGATCGCCCAGGTCGACCTCGGCCGGCGCGACCACGCCCACCAGGCGCTGCTCGACCTCGGCGCGATGGCCACCCAGATCCTGGCCGCGATGGCGTCGCGGCGCGACGGGGCCGGCGCTAGCGGCGCTCCCGGGGGCTCGGTGGCGCTGCGTCAGTACCGGCCCGGCCCGGCCGGCATCGCCCCCGCCGACCGGGTCGTGCTCGTGGCCGAGCGCCCGCCCGCGAGGTCCGTGGCGTGA
- a CDS encoding polysaccharide biosynthesis tyrosine autokinase encodes MTLHPDQEEHVELRDYARILRRRWALIVVVTALVLGGAALLTFTATPQYASSTSLYVSTSDSESTSESYQGGLLSQQKVTSFAELATSRRLADAVAAELGDVDADTLPEKVSAEVSPETVILKLTATDADPDEARRIAQTYAEAMTDLVREVETGDGQKTAAVKATIVDSASEPGGPVSPQPVRNLGLGLVLGLLLGVGLAVLREVLDTSISSLDDLSATTEAPLLGTIAYDASTRTSPLITTLDSHAPRVEAFRVLRTNLQFVDVDVASKVFVVTSAVPAEGKTTTAVNLAVTLAQAGTKTLLVEADLRRPKATGMLGVDHAVGVTTLLLGKVALDDVIVRHDETGLDILPSGAIPPNPAELLQSRAMADLLAELRNRYDVVIIDAPPLLPVTDAALLAAQADGALLVVRHGKTTRDQVGQAVERLASVDAEPIGTVLNMTPTKGRGGYGYGYGYGYGYGYAPETPAAPTSRRGKRSETAGA; translated from the coding sequence GTGACGCTGCACCCCGACCAGGAGGAACACGTGGAGCTGCGGGACTACGCACGGATCCTGCGACGGAGATGGGCGCTCATCGTCGTCGTGACCGCCTTGGTCCTCGGGGGCGCGGCGCTGCTGACGTTCACCGCGACGCCGCAGTACGCCTCCTCGACGAGCCTCTACGTCAGCACCTCCGACAGCGAGTCCACCTCGGAGTCCTACCAGGGCGGCCTCCTCTCCCAGCAGAAGGTCACCTCCTTCGCCGAGCTCGCGACGAGCCGGCGCCTCGCCGACGCGGTGGCCGCCGAGCTCGGCGACGTCGACGCCGACACGCTCCCGGAGAAGGTCTCGGCCGAGGTCAGCCCGGAGACGGTCATCCTCAAGCTGACCGCGACCGACGCCGACCCCGACGAGGCGCGGCGGATCGCCCAGACCTACGCCGAGGCGATGACCGACCTCGTGCGCGAGGTCGAAACCGGGGACGGGCAGAAGACCGCCGCGGTCAAGGCCACCATCGTCGACTCCGCCTCCGAGCCGGGTGGCCCCGTGTCCCCGCAGCCGGTCCGCAACCTCGGGCTCGGTCTGGTGCTCGGCCTGCTGCTGGGCGTCGGCCTCGCGGTGCTGCGCGAGGTGCTCGACACCAGCATCTCGAGCCTGGACGACCTGAGCGCGACGACCGAGGCGCCGCTCCTGGGGACCATCGCCTACGACGCCTCGACCCGCACCAGCCCGCTCATCACCACCCTGGACTCCCACGCCCCGCGCGTCGAGGCGTTCCGCGTGCTGCGGACCAACCTCCAGTTCGTCGACGTCGACGTCGCCAGCAAGGTCTTCGTCGTCACCTCCGCCGTCCCGGCGGAGGGCAAGACCACGACCGCGGTCAACCTCGCCGTGACGCTCGCCCAGGCCGGCACGAAGACGCTGCTCGTCGAGGCGGACCTCCGCCGGCCCAAGGCCACGGGGATGCTCGGTGTCGACCACGCCGTGGGCGTCACCACGCTGCTGCTCGGGAAGGTCGCGCTCGACGACGTCATCGTGCGCCACGACGAGACCGGCCTCGACATCCTGCCCAGCGGGGCGATCCCGCCGAACCCGGCCGAGCTGCTCCAGTCCCGCGCGATGGCCGACCTGCTGGCCGAGCTGCGCAACCGGTACGACGTCGTGATCATCGACGCCCCGCCGCTGCTGCCGGTCACCGACGCCGCGCTGCTCGCGGCCCAGGCCGACGGCGCCCTGCTCGTCGTCCGCCACGGCAAGACGACCCGGGACCAGGTGGGCCAGGCCGTCGAGCGGCTCGCCTCCGTCGACGCCGAGCCGATCGGCACGGTGCTGAACATGACGCCGACCAAGGGGCGCGGCGGCTACGGGTACGGCTACGGGTACGGCTACGGGTACGGCTACGCGCCCGAGACCCCGGCGGCCCCCACGTCCAGGCGCGGCAAGCGGTCGGAGACCGCCGGCGCCTGA
- a CDS encoding dihydrofolate reductase family protein, with protein sequence MRVLLGPRNGDLADLYAVPRRPWLRANMVGTVDGAATGPDGRSGSINNAADQRVFAVLRAQADAVVVGAGTARAEEYGPADAPLVLVSRRAEVPSGLRGHEPGRVLVATCATAEHLEEARALLGDEHVLVLGEESVDLVALRETLVGRGWESLLSEGGPHLLADLLAAGLVDELCTTVVPRVIAGDGPRITAGPPVDVPMSLELLLEERGTLLARWFVEP encoded by the coding sequence GTGAGGGTCCTGCTGGGGCCGCGCAACGGCGACCTCGCCGACCTGTACGCCGTGCCGCGGCGGCCGTGGCTGCGGGCGAACATGGTCGGAACGGTCGACGGCGCGGCTACCGGGCCGGACGGGCGGAGCGGGTCGATCAACAACGCCGCTGACCAGCGGGTCTTCGCCGTCCTGCGCGCGCAGGCCGACGCGGTCGTGGTGGGCGCGGGCACGGCGCGGGCCGAGGAGTACGGGCCGGCCGACGCCCCGCTGGTGCTGGTCAGCCGGCGGGCAGAGGTGCCGTCGGGGCTGCGTGGGCACGAGCCCGGCCGGGTGCTCGTGGCGACGTGTGCCACCGCCGAGCACCTCGAGGAGGCGCGGGCGCTCCTCGGTGACGAGCACGTGCTCGTCCTGGGCGAGGAGTCCGTCGACCTGGTCGCCCTGCGAGAGACGCTCGTCGGTCGCGGCTGGGAGAGCCTGCTGTCCGAGGGCGGCCCCCACCTGCTGGCCGACCTGCTGGCCGCCGGCCTGGTCGACGAGCTGTGTACGACGGTCGTCCCGCGGGTCATCGCCGGCGACGGGCCGCGGATCACGGCCGGCCCGCCCGTCGACGTACCGATGTCGCTCGAGCTGCTGCTCGAGGAGCGCGGCACGTTGCTCGCGCGGTGGTTCGTCGAGCCCTGA
- the folP gene encoding dihydropteroate synthase, which translates to MTLRLGRHAFADDATIMMAIVNRTPDSFYDKGATWAEDAAFDRVAQVVDEGAEMVDIGGIKAAPGAEIDEVEEKRRVVDFVARVRAAYPSLVISVDTWRASVGDAVCEAGADVLNDAWGGADPRLVDVAAKHDVALICTHTGGAVPRTRPYRVEYDDVVRAAVDDTVAYAERALAAGVARESLVIDPAHDFGKNTFHSLEITRRLDEMVATGWPVLVSLSNKDFVGESLDLPVGERLVGTLAATAVCALAGARIFRVHEVVETRQVVDMVNTIAGRRLPARAIRGLQ; encoded by the coding sequence GTGACCCTTCGACTCGGTCGGCACGCGTTCGCCGACGACGCGACGATCATGATGGCGATCGTCAACCGCACCCCCGACTCGTTCTACGACAAGGGCGCCACCTGGGCCGAGGACGCGGCCTTCGACCGGGTCGCCCAGGTCGTCGACGAGGGCGCCGAGATGGTCGACATCGGCGGCATCAAGGCCGCCCCCGGCGCGGAGATCGACGAGGTCGAGGAGAAGCGGCGGGTCGTCGACTTCGTCGCGCGGGTGCGGGCGGCGTACCCCTCGCTCGTCATCTCCGTCGACACCTGGCGCGCCTCGGTCGGCGACGCGGTCTGCGAGGCCGGCGCGGACGTCCTCAACGACGCGTGGGGCGGCGCGGACCCGCGCCTGGTCGACGTCGCCGCCAAGCACGACGTCGCGCTGATCTGCACCCACACCGGCGGCGCGGTGCCGCGGACGCGGCCCTACCGGGTGGAGTACGACGACGTCGTGCGCGCCGCGGTCGACGACACGGTGGCCTACGCCGAGCGGGCGCTCGCCGCGGGCGTCGCGCGGGAGTCGCTGGTCATCGACCCGGCCCACGACTTCGGCAAGAACACCTTCCACTCCCTGGAGATCACCCGGCGGCTCGACGAGATGGTCGCAACCGGGTGGCCGGTGCTGGTGTCGCTGTCGAACAAGGACTTCGTCGGGGAGTCGCTCGACCTGCCCGTCGGGGAGCGGCTCGTCGGCACGCTCGCGGCGACCGCGGTGTGCGCGCTGGCCGGGGCGCGGATCTTCCGGGTGCACGAGGTCGTCGAGACCCGCCAGGTCGTCGACATGGTCAACACCATCGCCGGGCGGCGGCTGCCGGCGCGAGCGATCCGGGGGCTCCAGTGA
- the rfbB gene encoding dTDP-glucose 4,6-dehydratase: MRRLLVTGGAGFIGANFVHHVLAHTDAEVTVLDKLTYAASRAALDGLPADRVRLVVGDVADAAVVEPLVAAHDTVVHFAAESHNDNSLDDPAPFVHTNLVGTFTLLEAVRRHDARLHHVSTDEVYGDLDLDDPKRFTEDTPYRPSSPYSATKAGSDHLVRAWVRSFGVRATISNCSNNHGPWQHVEKFIPRQVTNVLDGGRPKIYGDGLNVRDWIHTDDHSSAVLAILERGRIGETYLVGADGERNNLQVVRTILRHLGRDEDDIDFVTDRAGHDRRYAIESGKLRAELGWTPRFTDVESGLADTIDWYVAHEAWWRPQKAATEASYAAKGQ; this comes from the coding sequence GTGCGACGACTACTCGTGACCGGCGGTGCCGGGTTCATCGGCGCCAACTTCGTCCACCACGTCCTCGCCCACACCGACGCCGAGGTGACCGTCCTCGACAAGCTGACGTACGCCGCCAGCCGGGCCGCCCTCGACGGCCTGCCGGCCGACCGGGTCCGGCTCGTGGTCGGCGACGTCGCCGACGCGGCCGTGGTCGAGCCGCTCGTCGCGGCGCACGACACCGTCGTCCACTTCGCCGCCGAGTCGCACAACGACAACTCCCTCGACGACCCGGCCCCCTTCGTGCACACCAACCTGGTCGGGACGTTCACGCTCCTCGAGGCGGTCCGCCGCCACGACGCGCGGCTGCACCACGTGTCGACCGACGAGGTCTACGGCGACCTGGACCTCGACGACCCGAAGCGGTTCACCGAGGACACCCCGTACCGCCCCAGCAGCCCCTACTCCGCCACGAAGGCGGGCTCGGACCACCTGGTCCGCGCGTGGGTGCGCAGCTTCGGGGTCCGGGCGACCATCTCGAACTGCTCGAACAACCACGGGCCCTGGCAGCACGTCGAGAAGTTCATCCCCCGCCAGGTCACCAACGTCCTCGACGGCGGCCGGCCGAAGATCTACGGCGACGGGCTGAACGTGCGCGACTGGATCCACACCGACGACCACTCCTCGGCCGTGCTGGCGATCCTCGAGCGCGGCCGGATCGGCGAGACCTACCTCGTCGGGGCCGACGGCGAGCGGAACAACCTGCAGGTCGTGCGAACGATCCTGCGGCACCTCGGCCGCGACGAGGACGACATCGACTTCGTGACCGACCGGGCCGGCCACGACCGGCGGTACGCGATCGAGTCCGGCAAGCTCCGGGCCGAGCTGGGCTGGACGCCCCGGTTCACCGACGTGGAGTCCGGCCTGGCCGACACGATCGACTGGTACGTCGCCCACGAGGCCTGGTGGCGACCGCAGAAGGCGGCGACCGAGGCGTCGTACGCCGCGAAGGGCCAGTGA
- a CDS encoding DUF4012 domain-containing protein: MPRPRRLGTVLALLLVVVAAAAWTGWTAYQVNSSLNAVVDDAEVVQAAVQDNDADRARTALADLRQHSQDASDRTSGITWRALGLAPVVGDDADGIALVSDVLADLSREGIDPLIDVSDDLDSIVPRDARVDLDALQRLQAPVAAADAAFADADGRLSDADPDGYVERLATRFRELREKVGDASGAMNAAATALGVMPAMLGAEGERDYLLVLQNNAEIRATGGLPGAISVLHTEQGRIELTRQVAGNELGRRDRPVLPLTAEERSLFSSNLGLYVLDANLTPDWARAAELIGARWVETQPEDPAGVLSVDPVALSYLLEVTGPVQVDGVELRAENAVDQLLHEVYVRLPDPTAQDEFFRAAARAVFDRVSAGGSAPQDMLEALTRGAREGRLLVHSFDEEEQGSLRGTAVSGDLPTEETERPQVGVYLDDTSVGKMSYFLRHDVRAKATSCSAGRQRIDGMLRLESVADPATMASLPNYVTGGGGYGAEVGSQLVVAYLYGPVEGAIDEVAFNGRPVKVEKLTHEGRPVARVIADLQPGEVTNVEWRMTTPEGQTGAVDVRTTPSIEPTASRATYPSACG; encoded by the coding sequence ATGCCTCGCCCCCGCCGTCTCGGCACTGTCCTGGCACTCCTCCTCGTCGTCGTGGCCGCAGCTGCGTGGACCGGGTGGACGGCCTACCAGGTCAACAGCTCGCTCAACGCGGTCGTGGACGATGCGGAGGTGGTCCAGGCCGCCGTGCAGGACAACGACGCGGACCGCGCGCGGACCGCACTGGCCGACCTTCGCCAGCACAGCCAGGACGCATCGGACCGCACCTCCGGGATCACCTGGCGGGCCCTCGGCCTTGCACCGGTCGTCGGCGACGACGCCGACGGCATCGCGCTGGTCAGCGATGTGCTGGCCGACCTCAGCCGGGAGGGCATCGACCCGCTCATCGACGTCTCCGACGACCTCGACTCGATCGTCCCGAGGGACGCGCGGGTCGACCTCGACGCCCTCCAGCGGCTCCAGGCCCCGGTCGCGGCAGCGGACGCGGCCTTCGCCGACGCCGACGGCCGGCTCTCGGACGCCGACCCCGACGGGTACGTCGAGCGGCTGGCGACCAGGTTCCGTGAGCTGCGTGAGAAGGTCGGCGACGCCAGCGGGGCGATGAACGCCGCGGCCACCGCGCTGGGGGTCATGCCGGCCATGCTCGGCGCCGAGGGCGAGCGCGACTACCTGCTGGTGCTCCAGAACAACGCCGAGATCCGCGCGACCGGTGGCCTCCCCGGCGCGATCTCGGTCCTGCACACCGAGCAGGGGCGGATCGAGCTGACGCGGCAGGTCGCGGGCAACGAGCTGGGGCGCCGAGACAGGCCGGTCCTCCCCCTCACGGCCGAGGAGCGGTCCCTGTTCAGCTCGAATCTCGGACTCTACGTCCTCGACGCCAACCTCACCCCGGACTGGGCGCGCGCCGCCGAGCTGATCGGCGCCCGGTGGGTCGAGACCCAGCCGGAGGACCCGGCCGGCGTGCTGTCCGTCGACCCGGTGGCCCTCTCCTACCTGCTCGAGGTCACCGGGCCGGTCCAGGTCGACGGCGTCGAGCTGCGCGCCGAGAACGCCGTGGACCAGCTGCTCCACGAGGTCTACGTCCGGCTCCCCGACCCCACCGCGCAGGACGAGTTCTTCCGCGCCGCAGCGCGCGCCGTCTTCGACCGGGTGTCGGCCGGCGGGTCCGCCCCGCAGGACATGCTCGAGGCCCTCACCCGCGGCGCGCGCGAGGGTCGCCTGCTGGTGCACTCCTTCGACGAGGAGGAGCAGGGCTCCCTCCGCGGGACCGCCGTCAGCGGCGACCTCCCGACCGAGGAGACCGAGCGGCCCCAGGTCGGGGTCTACCTCGACGACACCAGCGTCGGGAAGATGTCGTACTTCCTGCGACACGACGTCCGCGCGAAGGCGACCTCGTGCAGCGCGGGACGCCAGCGCATCGACGGCATGCTCCGCCTGGAGTCGGTCGCGGACCCCGCGACGATGGCTTCACTGCCCAACTACGTCACCGGCGGCGGCGGTTACGGCGCCGAGGTCGGCTCGCAGCTCGTCGTGGCCTACCTCTACGGGCCGGTCGAGGGTGCGATCGACGAGGTGGCGTTCAACGGCCGGCCCGTCAAGGTCGAGAAGCTGACGCACGAGGGACGCCCGGTCGCCAGGGTGATCGCCGATCTGCAACCCGGCGAGGTCACCAACGTTGAGTGGCGGATGACGACCCCCGAGGGCCAGACCGGCGCGGTCGACGTGCGGACGACGCCGTCCATCGAGCCGACCGCGTCGCGCGCGACGTACCCGAGCGCCTGCGGCTGA
- a CDS encoding TetR/AcrR family transcriptional regulator, producing the protein MASPQPAPRRTRGRPRTPGAETRILEAALEEYGERGWAGFTMDAVARRAGVGKSTVYLRWRDKDALLLDAVGARAAGIEDVDTGSLRGDLEQLATNLFRHYLDPAGWATVRMAVDAAGAPSSLGSFTEKVARHHTDAILPILRRAVDRGEVPADLPATTLVLCLYGAVTMNRLLLPGEGRHLSDEELRAQVQAIVGFVLAGAGASGSAPGKRTAP; encoded by the coding sequence ATGGCGTCCCCCCAGCCCGCGCCGCGCCGCACTCGCGGCCGGCCGCGCACGCCCGGGGCGGAGACGCGGATCCTCGAGGCGGCGCTCGAGGAGTACGGCGAGCGCGGCTGGGCCGGCTTCACCATGGACGCCGTCGCGCGGCGGGCCGGCGTCGGGAAGTCCACGGTCTACCTGCGCTGGCGCGACAAGGACGCCCTCCTCCTCGACGCCGTCGGGGCCCGCGCCGCCGGCATCGAGGACGTCGACACCGGATCGCTGCGCGGCGACCTCGAGCAGCTGGCGACCAACCTGTTCCGCCACTACCTCGACCCGGCCGGCTGGGCGACCGTGCGGATGGCGGTCGACGCCGCGGGCGCGCCGTCCTCGCTGGGCTCGTTCACCGAGAAGGTCGCCCGCCACCACACCGACGCCATCCTCCCCATCCTCCGGCGCGCGGTGGACCGCGGCGAGGTGCCCGCGGACCTCCCGGCGACGACGCTCGTGCTCTGCCTGTACGGCGCGGTCACCATGAACCGGCTGCTGCTGCCTGGCGAGGGCCGCCACCTCAGCGACGAGGAGCTGCGCGCGCAGGTCCAGGCCATCGTGGGCTTCGTCCTCGCGGGAGCAGGGGCCTCTGGGTCGGCCCCGGGGAAGAGAACTGCGCCCTGA
- the galE gene encoding UDP-glucose 4-epimerase GalE, with amino-acid sequence MKVLVTGGAGYIGSTTCKALEEAGHVPVVLDSLLSGPRVFVGDRAFYEGDIADRALVRRIAEEHPDLDATIHMAARIVVPESVEKPYEYYRDNVAKSLELFDELAGLGLGRVLFSSSASLYATKDSFEVTEEDALAPQSPYARTKLMMEQVLQDMAAATGLRAIILRYFNPIGSDPDLETGIYAKEPSHVLGQLVMAARGQKDSFTITGVDHPTRDGTGIRDYIHVWDLARAHVRAVEKFDEVIEAAGAPSTVINVGTGSGVTVRELIASFENVFGSPVPTTEAPPRPGDAVGAFANVDKAHRLLDWSTEFSLDDAIASALAWGEKRREVLGYE; translated from the coding sequence ATGAAGGTCCTCGTCACCGGCGGCGCCGGCTACATCGGTTCGACCACGTGCAAGGCGCTCGAGGAGGCCGGTCACGTGCCGGTCGTGCTCGACTCGCTGCTGTCCGGTCCGCGGGTCTTCGTCGGGGACCGCGCCTTCTACGAGGGCGACATCGCCGACCGGGCGCTCGTGCGCCGGATCGCCGAGGAGCACCCCGACCTCGACGCCACCATCCACATGGCGGCCCGGATCGTGGTGCCGGAATCGGTGGAGAAGCCGTATGAGTACTACCGCGACAACGTCGCCAAGTCGCTCGAGCTCTTCGACGAGCTGGCCGGGCTGGGGCTCGGTCGGGTGCTGTTCTCGAGCTCGGCCAGCCTGTACGCCACGAAGGACTCCTTCGAGGTCACCGAGGAGGACGCGCTCGCGCCGCAGTCGCCGTACGCCCGGACCAAGCTGATGATGGAGCAGGTCCTCCAGGACATGGCGGCGGCGACCGGCCTGCGCGCGATCATCCTGCGCTACTTCAACCCGATCGGGTCCGACCCGGACCTGGAGACGGGCATCTACGCCAAGGAGCCCTCGCACGTCCTCGGCCAGCTCGTGATGGCCGCCCGCGGCCAGAAGGACAGCTTCACCATCACCGGCGTCGACCACCCGACCCGCGACGGCACGGGCATCCGGGACTACATCCACGTGTGGGACCTCGCTCGCGCGCACGTGCGCGCGGTGGAGAAGTTCGACGAGGTGATCGAGGCCGCGGGCGCACCCAGCACCGTGATCAACGTCGGCACCGGCTCGGGCGTGACCGTGCGCGAGCTGATCGCGTCGTTCGAGAACGTCTTCGGCTCCCCGGTCCCGACGACCGAGGCGCCGCCGCGGCCCGGCGACGCCGTCGGCGCGTTCGCCAACGTCGACAAGGCCCACCGCCTGCTCGACTGGTCCACCGAGTTCTCGCTCGACGACGCGATCGCCTCGGCGCTCGCGTGGGGTGAGAAGCGCCGGGAGGTCCTCGGCTACGAGTGA
- a CDS encoding sugar transferase — protein MTVLADRRLRLRLRLSGPSRSLRFLPPTSFVLDLGIVVGAVLVAAEGRETFGIFPSPANVADSLGTAGPLVVLGWILTLLVAGCYSPNLFGAGTDEYKRVFNGSMVAAALVGVGCFFADYPLSRGFYFLAFAIGVPALLVGRYAVRTALHQARRRGTLLHRVLIAGSPAHIDEIAAVFRRERWLGYRVVGALTPAHYLEEETRSGIPVLGNSDDITSVVLESGADIVFIAGGALASASQMRRLAWDLEHERVQLVVAPSVTDVSGERIRVRPVGGLPLMHIDPPRATDASRWGKRLFDMVGSAGLIVAFSPLFLLAALQIKLHDRGPVLFRQVRVGHDGREFPCLKFRTMVVDAEQRLKDLHAQQGYEGGLFKMKDDPRVTRPGRWLRRLSLDELPQLFNVLRGEMSLVGPRPPLPLEVALYEGDTVRRLRVRPGMTGLWQVSGRSDLSWSEAVRLDLYYVDNWSMMQDLSILAKTFGAVFGSRGAY, from the coding sequence GTGACCGTTCTCGCCGACCGGCGGCTGCGGCTGCGGCTGCGGCTGAGCGGGCCCTCCCGGTCCCTGCGGTTCCTCCCACCGACCTCCTTCGTCCTGGATCTCGGCATCGTGGTCGGCGCGGTGCTGGTGGCCGCCGAGGGCCGCGAGACCTTCGGGATCTTCCCGAGCCCGGCGAACGTCGCGGACAGCCTGGGCACGGCCGGTCCGCTCGTCGTCCTCGGCTGGATCCTGACCCTGCTCGTCGCCGGGTGCTACAGCCCGAACCTCTTCGGGGCGGGCACGGACGAGTACAAGCGCGTCTTCAACGGCTCCATGGTCGCCGCTGCCCTGGTGGGCGTCGGGTGCTTCTTCGCCGACTACCCGCTGTCCCGGGGCTTCTACTTCCTCGCCTTCGCGATCGGCGTCCCCGCCCTGCTGGTCGGGCGGTACGCCGTGCGCACCGCCCTCCACCAGGCCCGACGGCGTGGAACGCTGCTGCACCGGGTGCTCATCGCCGGGTCACCCGCCCACATCGACGAGATTGCCGCGGTGTTCCGCCGCGAGCGCTGGCTGGGCTACCGCGTGGTCGGCGCGCTGACCCCGGCCCACTACCTGGAGGAGGAGACCCGCTCGGGCATCCCGGTCCTGGGCAACTCCGACGACATCACCTCGGTGGTCCTGGAGTCCGGCGCCGACATCGTCTTCATCGCCGGTGGCGCGCTGGCGTCGGCCAGCCAGATGCGTCGCCTCGCCTGGGACCTCGAGCACGAGCGGGTCCAGCTCGTCGTCGCACCTAGCGTCACGGACGTCTCGGGGGAGCGGATCCGCGTTCGCCCGGTCGGCGGCCTGCCCCTCATGCACATCGACCCGCCGCGGGCGACCGACGCCTCCCGCTGGGGCAAGCGACTCTTCGACATGGTCGGCTCGGCCGGCCTGATCGTCGCCTTCAGCCCGCTGTTCCTGCTCGCTGCCCTCCAGATCAAGCTCCACGACCGCGGCCCGGTGCTCTTCCGGCAGGTCCGCGTGGGACACGACGGCCGGGAGTTCCCCTGCCTGAAGTTCCGCACGATGGTGGTCGACGCCGAGCAGCGGCTCAAGGACCTCCACGCCCAGCAGGGCTACGAGGGCGGCCTGTTCAAGATGAAGGACGACCCGCGCGTCACCCGGCCCGGCCGGTGGCTGCGCCGGCTCTCCCTCGACGAGCTGCCCCAGCTGTTCAACGTCCTGCGCGGCGAGATGAGCCTCGTCGGCCCCCGTCCCCCGTTGCCCCTCGAGGTCGCGCTGTACGAGGGCGACACCGTCCGGCGGCTCCGCGTCCGGCCCGGGATGACCGGTCTCTGGCAGGTCTCCGGCCGCTCGGACCTCTCCTGGTCCGAGGCGGTCCGCCTCGACCTCTACTACGTCGACAACTGGTCGATGATGCAGGACCTCTCGATCCTCGCGAAGACCTTCGGCGCCGTCTTCGGCTCGCGCGGCGCTTACTAG